In a genomic window of Pseudoalteromonas ulvae UL12:
- a CDS encoding M23/M56 family metallopeptidase — MDHSVILSAFFIPLLAFIVCSAVLSLLSLVINKYAQQLYLWSRFWLILLVLALLPFFPLSLLPSQAVIPDILKQEISSASGLWLAKVHQLEHQVSATVSFHEFMVVLFWLCVLAVCLGLIKFIRSVRKVTAIITQAKAISDFSWFTSAQQDVIRRNRIKVKISQLSHSPFVFGFFKPVLVLPFTLNKMEEAQRHLIFEHELTHLKRHDHRAVLLFSFFSCVCWFNPFIKRFEQRFIISMELECDQAVVSNHHSQKATYARALISSLKLNQATIMQSGSSYFGDPLCSKQFFEQRIRATMANTPATQLGGVHRLMLAMILLFSCSFMVLAQSPHLVLSSPLGDGRGQHPVQSAFISSDFDEINLFRGEKPHQGIDFAAPSGTPIIASFSGKVLIADDTSLASNYGKVILIEHGQHQGLYAHLKTINVSAGQMITAGDVIGEVGSTGRVTGPHLHFELLKNGSRVNPRPYLNL, encoded by the coding sequence ATGGATCATTCTGTTATTCTTAGCGCTTTTTTTATCCCATTACTGGCATTTATTGTATGCAGCGCAGTCCTTAGCTTATTAAGTTTGGTGATTAATAAATATGCGCAACAATTGTATTTATGGTCTCGATTTTGGCTGATTTTATTAGTATTGGCGTTGCTGCCATTTTTTCCGTTGTCGCTTTTGCCTTCACAGGCGGTGATCCCCGACATACTTAAACAAGAAATATCCAGTGCTTCAGGGCTATGGCTGGCTAAAGTGCATCAACTTGAACATCAAGTCAGTGCCACTGTGTCGTTTCACGAGTTCATGGTGGTATTGTTTTGGCTGTGTGTGCTGGCAGTTTGTCTGGGGTTAATAAAATTTATTCGATCTGTGCGTAAAGTGACCGCAATAATTACTCAAGCCAAAGCGATCAGCGACTTCAGTTGGTTTACCAGCGCGCAGCAGGACGTTATTCGGCGCAATCGTATTAAAGTTAAGATCAGTCAATTGAGTCATTCTCCGTTTGTATTTGGGTTTTTTAAGCCAGTATTGGTGTTACCGTTTACTTTAAATAAGATGGAAGAAGCGCAGCGACACTTGATTTTTGAGCATGAACTCACGCATCTTAAACGCCACGATCACCGTGCAGTATTGTTGTTTAGCTTCTTTAGTTGTGTTTGCTGGTTTAACCCTTTTATTAAACGCTTCGAACAGCGCTTTATAATCAGTATGGAGTTAGAGTGTGATCAAGCGGTAGTATCGAATCATCACAGTCAAAAAGCAACCTATGCCCGAGCGCTGATCAGCAGTTTAAAACTCAATCAAGCCACCATAATGCAATCGGGAAGCTCTTATTTTGGTGATCCGCTATGCAGTAAACAATTTTTCGAACAACGGATCCGAGCGACGATGGCCAATACACCTGCAACACAACTGGGTGGAGTGCATCGCCTAATGTTAGCGATGATATTGCTGTTTTCATGCAGCTTTATGGTGTTAGCACAATCGCCTCATTTAGTGTTGAGCAGCCCTTTGGGTGATGGGCGAGGGCAACATCCAGTGCAATCAGCGTTTATCAGCTCTGATTTTGATGAAATCAATTTATTTCGTGGCGAAAAACCACATCAAGGTATTGATTTTGCTGCACCTTCTGGCACACCTATTATTGCCAGCTTTAGTGGCAAAGTGCTCATTGCTGATGATACGAGCTTAGCCAGTAACTATGGTAAAGTGATTTTAATTGAGCACGGCCAGCATCAAGGTTTATATGCACATTTAAAAACAATCAATGTCAGTGCCGGGCAAATGATTACTGCGGGTGACGTGATTGGTGAGGTCGGCAGTACCGGGCGAGTGACAGGCCCGCACCTTCATTTTGAACTCCTTAAAAATGGCAGCCGCGTTAATCCACGCCCTTATTTAAACCTTTAA
- a CDS encoding M23 family metallopeptidase, which translates to MKYFLYLLCLYVLSCSNNSENSQHVLNHTPFTHHSDPTQNESQSVHKPTHDVRQQIKTLAVGQTLDSLLLPYNLSIKQLWSIAQQLNPIFPAEKLKAGQRFTFYVDDTQLSRIEFSPMFAKEIHIVLNGENWQVSAHDTEINSEYVFASGRIQGSFFQSARAANVPVSVINQFLLLYSHQIDFQRDLRFGDEFSLIYHQQSLQSAPQQVNVGQLEFASLSANGREHKLYAYSNQQGVRNFYTHEGFQVGSFLLKTPLDGARLSSGFGLRKHPVLGYTRLHKGLDFGAPIGTPILATGKGVIEKIGREGGFGLVVKIKHANGYQTLYAHLNGFASGIKKGSRVKQGQVIGYLGNTGLSQAKHLHYEIHKNGRAIDPLTFKGNSHSRLTANELKKFTIKKQNVEQLAATGEKQKRMPYQSDLHQESLIAE; encoded by the coding sequence ATGAAATATTTCCTTTATTTACTGTGTTTGTATGTGTTGTCTTGCTCAAATAATTCAGAGAACTCGCAACATGTGCTTAACCATACACCGTTCACACATCATAGCGATCCAACACAAAATGAGAGTCAGTCGGTACATAAACCAACGCATGATGTACGCCAACAGATCAAAACGTTAGCGGTCGGGCAAACCCTCGATAGTTTATTACTGCCTTATAACCTGAGTATTAAACAACTATGGTCAATCGCGCAGCAGCTCAACCCCATTTTTCCCGCTGAAAAATTAAAAGCAGGGCAAAGGTTTACATTTTATGTTGATGACACACAACTAAGCCGTATCGAATTTAGTCCTATGTTCGCTAAAGAAATTCACATCGTATTAAACGGTGAAAATTGGCAGGTGTCTGCTCATGATACTGAAATAAATAGTGAATATGTGTTTGCATCAGGACGTATTCAAGGCAGCTTTTTTCAAAGTGCCCGTGCGGCAAACGTACCAGTAAGTGTGATTAATCAGTTTTTACTGCTTTACTCCCATCAAATAGATTTTCAGCGAGATTTACGATTTGGTGATGAATTTTCACTGATTTATCACCAGCAATCGTTACAAAGTGCACCGCAACAGGTCAATGTTGGGCAACTTGAGTTTGCATCGTTAAGTGCCAATGGGCGAGAACACAAGTTATATGCTTATAGTAATCAACAAGGAGTGCGTAATTTTTATACTCACGAGGGGTTTCAAGTCGGGAGTTTTTTACTCAAAACCCCTTTAGATGGTGCAAGGTTGTCATCTGGTTTTGGGCTGCGCAAGCATCCGGTATTAGGGTATACGCGATTACACAAAGGCCTAGATTTTGGTGCACCGATTGGCACGCCTATTTTAGCGACAGGCAAAGGTGTGATCGAAAAAATAGGTCGTGAAGGCGGTTTTGGTCTGGTGGTGAAAATAAAACATGCCAATGGTTATCAGACTCTATATGCACATTTAAATGGTTTTGCGTCTGGAATTAAAAAGGGCAGTCGAGTAAAACAAGGCCAAGTGATTGGCTACCTGGGTAATACAGGTTTAAGCCAAGCAAAGCACCTTCATTATGAGATACACAAAAATGGTCGTGCGATTGATCCACTGACATTTAAAGGAAATAGTCACAGCCGCTTAACAGCTAATGAATTAAAAAAATTTACAATTAAAAAACAAAACGTTGAACAATTAGCCGCAACGGGGGAAAAGCAAAAACGCATGCCTTATCAATCCGATTTACACCAAGAGAGCTTAATTGCAGAGTAA
- a CDS encoding serine hydrolase, protein MTLFTTSLLKPNLLALSLATVFITACGASDKKNSSPEKALEGVWLKPGYGEIWQFDQQGLQIYQYNQYGCLKTDTHKNGTLKDLKTLAQVSGEQLVIANRITSSLTFEKQPTLPTPCHEANLLSTNDALVTFDYVWHAFNDYYAFFSERNIDWQAQYDQYRPLVSATTSDQDLAEILRAMIEPFGDSHVWLSDSKTFGVDASPAKGLTKEIARVMEQEEMEDPEPVLAYFRHQIEQQTLNQLPSAKMSQYEESEAVRWATLPGNIGYLRVDNLSDFYDTDSEPASIDQTLSYFDAQMDYLGVVMDTMMADLAQTDAMVIDLRFNEGGFDQAGQVIASYFNDQERLFAYKFVDNRSQLGEKTALIINVAKGVPYMQPVYVIIGGTTVSAGEVMTLAFDALPHATLIGEPTNGALSDILQFNLPNGWQVGLSNERYTDLQGQSIENVGVMPDVNMPVYSRQDFNYNANTPIDYVLRTLNVTPNNSVNNVELTEKVTELFAQTGIPGMSAAVIQDNRIIWQQGLGVNNIETQQAMTANTPVNVGSISKAVLAVGIMQQVEQGNVALSDSLMSANLPFSVQNPQDLDTPITLQHLMTHTSGIIDNLGYLCSYYIYDSSLSLYGTYGLADCPLDVSTDPATFYQQYFTPGEKYHMDNVFVTGDDSGAGKQHVYSNVAAGLAGFMVEQRLNINLAQSMKDTVFTPLGMNDTAWLHTELNPENQKATQYTFIDDELFEVPEFSYPTFYDGDLNTSAQDLARFLIAITQGGELDGKRVLSEQSVKTMLSSQTSANVLDFDTQGLFWFWQGPFVGHTGGDPGTQAVMHYNPYTQSGYVMLLTGEDNSLADGKRNATIGHITQLLYRAGLAHQ, encoded by the coding sequence ATGACACTGTTTACAACTTCATTACTCAAACCAAATTTACTCGCGCTGTCACTGGCCACTGTTTTTATAACGGCCTGTGGCGCTAGTGATAAAAAAAATAGCTCACCTGAAAAGGCCTTAGAAGGTGTTTGGCTTAAACCCGGTTACGGTGAAATTTGGCAGTTTGATCAACAAGGGCTGCAGATTTATCAATATAATCAGTATGGTTGCCTTAAAACTGATACTCACAAAAACGGGACCCTCAAAGATTTAAAAACCTTAGCTCAAGTGTCGGGTGAACAGCTAGTGATCGCTAATCGAATTACAAGTTCGCTGACATTTGAAAAACAACCCACCTTGCCAACGCCATGTCATGAGGCGAACTTACTCAGTACTAATGATGCACTGGTGACGTTTGACTATGTGTGGCATGCCTTTAATGATTATTATGCGTTTTTCAGTGAACGAAATATTGATTGGCAAGCGCAATACGATCAATATCGACCACTCGTTAGTGCGACCACATCTGACCAAGACTTAGCAGAGATACTGAGAGCGATGATTGAGCCTTTTGGTGATAGCCATGTGTGGTTGAGCGACAGCAAAACATTTGGCGTCGATGCAAGCCCAGCAAAAGGGTTAACAAAGGAAATCGCTCGCGTGATGGAACAGGAAGAGATGGAGGATCCTGAGCCTGTTTTAGCGTATTTTCGTCATCAAATAGAACAGCAAACCTTGAACCAACTGCCAAGTGCAAAAATGTCGCAATATGAAGAGTCTGAGGCAGTTCGCTGGGCAACATTACCAGGAAATATCGGATATTTAAGAGTGGATAATTTGTCGGACTTTTATGATACGGATTCTGAGCCTGCGAGTATTGATCAAACTCTGAGTTATTTTGATGCGCAAATGGACTATTTAGGTGTCGTTATGGATACCATGATGGCTGATTTAGCACAAACAGACGCAATGGTGATTGATTTACGCTTTAATGAAGGCGGATTTGACCAAGCTGGGCAAGTGATTGCCAGTTATTTTAATGACCAAGAACGTCTTTTTGCGTATAAATTTGTTGATAATCGCAGCCAATTAGGAGAAAAAACGGCATTAATAATTAATGTCGCCAAAGGTGTGCCTTACATGCAGCCTGTGTATGTGATTATTGGTGGCACCACCGTAAGTGCCGGTGAGGTGATGACATTAGCATTCGATGCATTGCCCCATGCCACTTTGATTGGCGAGCCAACCAATGGCGCGCTTTCCGATATTTTGCAGTTTAACTTACCTAATGGCTGGCAAGTGGGGTTAAGCAATGAGCGTTATACCGACTTGCAGGGTCAATCGATTGAGAATGTTGGTGTTATGCCAGATGTAAATATGCCTGTCTATTCTCGCCAAGACTTTAATTACAACGCCAATACACCGATTGACTATGTATTAAGAACATTGAATGTGACGCCTAATAATAGTGTTAACAATGTAGAATTAACCGAAAAAGTCACTGAACTGTTTGCACAAACAGGTATTCCGGGCATGTCGGCAGCCGTCATTCAAGACAATAGGATTATTTGGCAACAAGGGTTAGGGGTCAATAACATTGAAACACAACAAGCCATGACCGCCAATACGCCAGTAAATGTTGGTTCAATCAGTAAAGCGGTGCTTGCAGTGGGTATTATGCAACAAGTTGAACAAGGAAATGTGGCGCTCAGTGATAGTTTAATGTCTGCCAACTTACCCTTTTCTGTACAAAATCCGCAGGATCTCGACACACCGATTACCCTACAACACTTGATGACTCATACTTCGGGCATTATCGATAATTTGGGCTATCTATGTAGTTATTATATCTATGACAGCAGTTTATCTTTGTACGGCACGTATGGATTAGCTGACTGCCCGCTTGATGTAAGCACCGATCCTGCAACCTTTTATCAGCAATATTTTACACCGGGTGAGAAGTATCATATGGATAATGTCTTTGTCACTGGTGACGATTCTGGTGCAGGTAAGCAGCATGTTTATTCTAACGTTGCTGCGGGATTGGCCGGTTTTATGGTTGAGCAGCGCCTAAATATCAATTTAGCTCAGTCTATGAAAGACACAGTTTTTACCCCTCTGGGTATGAACGATACAGCCTGGTTACATACTGAACTCAATCCAGAGAACCAGAAAGCCACCCAATATACTTTCATTGACGATGAGCTGTTTGAAGTACCTGAATTTAGTTATCCGACTTTTTATGATGGTGACTTAAATACCAGCGCTCAAGATTTGGCGCGCTTTTTAATCGCGATTACTCAAGGCGGGGAGTTAGATGGTAAACGAGTGTTGTCTGAGCAAAGTGTCAAAACGATGTTAAGTTCGCAAACCAGTGCCAATGTTTTAGATTTTGATACACAAGGGTTGTTCTGGTTTTGGCAAGGACCATTTGTGGGCCACACTGGTGGTGATCCGGGCACTCAGGCCGTGATGCATTACAACCCGTATACGCAATCTGGATATGTCATGCTGCTTACAGGAGAAGATAATTCACTCGCAGATGGTAAGCGTAATGCAACTATTGGACACATTACTCAGCTTCTTTATCGTGCCGGGTTAGCGCATCAATAA
- a CDS encoding DUF2780 domain-containing protein, with amino-acid sequence MKLSALIISSTLVFSSHSAVAGLSDLTKSLENQAKSVAKDATKSQPSMTSGLIDMAANQFGLSPEVAQAGLGSLLKVAQDHVSEENFSMISAALPETNQYIQSAPNVSMSSLTSMFGKSNDETKTVASLGYLDKAFKKLGIPKETILPMADMLSGYLEQNGYGQASSLLKQGLNFL; translated from the coding sequence ATGAAATTAAGCGCCTTAATTATTAGCAGTACGTTGGTATTTTCTTCGCACTCGGCCGTGGCAGGGTTATCGGATTTAACCAAATCTCTTGAAAATCAAGCTAAGTCAGTAGCTAAAGATGCCACAAAATCACAACCGTCAATGACATCAGGTCTGATTGATATGGCTGCTAATCAATTTGGCTTGAGCCCTGAGGTTGCACAAGCGGGCTTAGGGAGTTTGTTAAAAGTCGCGCAAGATCATGTATCAGAAGAAAATTTTTCCATGATCAGTGCTGCCTTACCTGAGACAAACCAATACATTCAATCTGCACCAAATGTCAGTATGTCATCGTTAACATCGATGTTTGGCAAATCAAACGATGAAACCAAAACAGTAGCAAGTTTAGGGTATTTAGATAAGGCGTTTAAAAAACTAGGCATTCCAAAAGAGACCATTTTACCAATGGCCGATATGTTGAGTGGGTACTTAGAACAAAATGGCTACGGCCAAGCATCATCACTCTTAAAGCAAGGACTGAATTTTTTATAA
- a CDS encoding LysE family translocator — protein sequence MTATSLLTLFTAMFVLALVPGPVVFAVIARAFSSGLKHALYLILGVLFGDFVFIILALFGLSALAQMMGETFVIIKYLSAAYLIWLGVSLLRAKTSQITLETPDHNASRADFLTGFIIALGNPKAIIFYVGFFPAFVDISKVTLQDTALILLVATLAFGSVNLAYALIASKAKQTFTSTKASNVINKTAGSLMVMTGALIAVNN from the coding sequence ATGACAGCCACCAGCTTATTAACCTTATTTACTGCGATGTTTGTTTTAGCTCTTGTGCCTGGTCCGGTCGTTTTTGCTGTGATTGCCCGTGCTTTTTCATCGGGTTTAAAACATGCACTCTACTTGATTTTAGGCGTGTTATTTGGGGATTTTGTTTTCATTATTTTGGCGCTATTTGGGTTATCAGCACTCGCTCAAATGATGGGCGAAACCTTTGTCATCATTAAGTATCTCAGCGCCGCGTATTTAATTTGGCTTGGTGTAAGTTTATTACGTGCAAAAACCAGTCAAATCACACTTGAAACACCTGATCACAATGCATCTAGAGCTGATTTTTTAACCGGTTTTATCATTGCATTGGGTAATCCTAAAGCGATTATCTTTTATGTCGGCTTTTTTCCAGCGTTTGTCGATATCAGCAAAGTGACACTACAAGATACTGCCCTGATTTTGTTAGTGGCAACCCTCGCCTTTGGCAGTGTTAATTTGGCGTATGCATTAATCGCCAGCAAAGCAAAACAAACCTTTACCTCAACAAAAGCAAGTAATGTAATCAATAAAACAGCGGGCAGTTTGATGGTTATGACGGGTGCTTTAATTGCAGTCAATAATTAA